The following coding sequences lie in one Thermoanaerobaculia bacterium genomic window:
- a CDS encoding NADH:ubiquinone oxidoreductase, whose amino-acid sequence MSEKKKVRVAFFDFASCEGCQVELTNLSDPVFLELLNHLEFVEFREVMKEQTTEPIDIAFVEGSFTREADRKRLESIRQRAGVVIAFGACAATGGINALKNHQSDYKEDVYGKDASLPHLDSTFARPISAAIKVDYTINGCPMDRKEFVYIVSHLLHGKDPVIPNHPVCVECKMRETVCRYQVGGHCLGLVARAGCGAPCPADGIPCEACRGFVDHPNEEALEEVLVTRANLPAERAQNLSRIFTANLRRDAQ is encoded by the coding sequence ATGAGCGAAAAGAAAAAGGTCCGGGTCGCATTTTTTGATTTCGCATCCTGTGAAGGATGTCAGGTTGAACTGACCAACCTGTCCGATCCCGTATTTCTGGAGCTCCTCAACCATCTGGAGTTTGTCGAATTCCGGGAGGTTATGAAAGAACAGACTACGGAACCGATTGACATCGCATTCGTGGAAGGAAGCTTTACCCGGGAAGCGGACCGGAAGCGCCTGGAGTCGATTCGTCAGAGGGCCGGGGTCGTGATTGCATTCGGTGCCTGTGCGGCGACGGGAGGCATAAACGCTCTGAAGAACCATCAGAGCGATTACAAAGAAGATGTCTATGGCAAGGATGCCTCTCTCCCGCATCTGGACTCCACCTTTGCCCGTCCCATCTCTGCGGCTATCAAGGTTGACTATACGATCAACGGGTGTCCCATGGATCGCAAAGAATTTGTCTATATCGTTTCCCACCTGCTTCACGGGAAGGATCCCGTCATCCCGAACCATCCCGTGTGCGTGGAATGCAAAATGCGGGAGACCGTGTGCCGATACCAGGTGGGAGGTCACTGCCTCGGACTGGTGGCCCGCGCCGGATGCGGAGCCCCCTGCCCTGCCGACGGCATTCCCTGTGAAGCCTGCCGTGGATTTGTGGACCATCCGAACGAGGAGGCTCTGGAGGAAGTCCTTGTTACACGCGCCAACCTTCCCGCGGAACGGGCACAAAACCTCTCCCGGATCTTCACCGCCAACCTGAGGAGGGATGCACAATGA
- a CDS encoding FAD/NAD(P)-binding protein — protein sequence MSAQVHHQERYPNIFLPRETEIVRAEMVSPTEKHFTLKMKDGNPMDFQPGQILEVSLFGYGEIPIGLASSPTRKNTFDIVVRTVGRVSTAINKLQKGDSLWVRGPLGHGFPVEEFKGKNILIVAGGIGLCPTRSLIQYILDCRQDFQKFTLFFGCRTPSDQLFLDDIAAWRASSDVDFHQTVDRADDTWTGNVGVITTLFRKTEITPDTWAVICGPPIMYKFVIADLVTLGVPHSHIFVDLERRMKCGVGKCGHCQINDVYVCADGPVFCFKDIKNLEEAFS from the coding sequence ATGAGCGCACAGGTACATCACCAGGAACGCTATCCCAACATCTTTCTTCCCCGGGAAACGGAAATTGTCCGTGCAGAAATGGTTTCACCCACAGAAAAGCACTTCACCCTGAAGATGAAGGATGGAAACCCCATGGACTTTCAGCCGGGACAGATCCTGGAGGTCTCTCTCTTCGGATATGGCGAAATTCCCATCGGGCTAGCATCCTCACCCACACGAAAGAATACCTTTGACATCGTGGTACGGACCGTGGGCCGTGTCTCCACGGCCATCAACAAGCTTCAAAAGGGTGATTCCCTCTGGGTCAGGGGACCTCTGGGCCATGGCTTCCCCGTGGAGGAGTTCAAGGGAAAGAACATCCTGATCGTGGCGGGAGGGATCGGACTCTGCCCGACACGGAGCCTGATCCAATACATTCTGGATTGCCGGCAGGACTTTCAGAAATTCACTCTCTTTTTTGGATGCCGGACCCCCTCGGATCAACTCTTTCTGGATGACATCGCGGCATGGCGAGCATCCAGCGATGTGGACTTTCATCAGACGGTGGATCGGGCCGACGATACCTGGACCGGAAATGTTGGCGTAATCACGACGCTCTTTCGAAAGACAGAAATCACGCCCGATACCTGGGCAGTCATCTGCGGCCCTCCCATCATGTACAAGTTCGTCATTGCCGACCTTGTCACCCTGGGTGTTCCCCACAGCCACATCTTTGTCGACCTGGAGCGGAGAATGAAATGTGGCGTCGGCAAGTGCGGTCATTGCCAGATTAACGACGTCTACGTCTGTGCCGACGGACCGGTCTTCTGCTTCAAGGACATCAAAAATCTCGAGGAGGCCTTCTCATGA
- a CDS encoding 4Fe-4S dicluster domain-containing protein, with protein MDTKHVVIRDACFPDFINRLVKAYPVIGPVARKTKFIFDRLASAEDLRLDYDVTILPPKKVFFPVKQDLVTFGPDGVASGINPVPMVLFGVHFYDIKAIDMLDTLFEERYPDNNYLAQREKTILVGSSVQKVSPRAFWGSVGRNLLPKGHDAFLTKIDGGYVLEVRTVKGMTLLEHADHQDASREEIDEAARINNQMHHLCQEKLDFSSDEIAEKVRNAFKNPIWDDLSKQCFSCGTCNIVCPTCYCFDVQDTWNLDQVSGRRTRSWDGCLCEDFAKVSLGAGACENFREDRSERFRHRVMRKTAYLNEKLDSPACVGCGRCSVGCVPDIADPVRIVSRIMEV; from the coding sequence ATGGACACCAAGCACGTTGTTATCCGTGACGCCTGCTTCCCGGATTTTATCAACAGGCTCGTAAAGGCGTACCCGGTCATCGGTCCTGTTGCCAGAAAGACGAAGTTCATCTTCGATCGCCTGGCTTCCGCTGAGGACCTTCGTCTGGACTATGATGTCACAATTCTTCCTCCCAAAAAAGTCTTTTTCCCGGTAAAACAGGATCTCGTGACCTTTGGGCCCGATGGAGTGGCCAGCGGGATCAATCCGGTTCCCATGGTCCTGTTTGGGGTACACTTCTACGACATTAAAGCCATTGACATGCTGGATACTCTCTTCGAAGAACGGTATCCGGACAATAACTATCTTGCACAGAGGGAAAAGACCATCCTTGTCGGCTCCAGTGTTCAAAAGGTTTCTCCCCGGGCCTTCTGGGGCAGTGTGGGCCGGAACCTGCTGCCGAAGGGGCATGACGCCTTTCTGACAAAGATCGATGGCGGGTATGTGCTTGAGGTCCGGACCGTAAAGGGAATGACTCTTCTTGAACATGCAGACCACCAGGATGCATCCCGGGAAGAGATCGACGAAGCCGCTCGAATCAACAACCAGATGCACCATCTCTGTCAGGAGAAGCTTGACTTCTCCTCGGATGAAATTGCGGAGAAGGTGCGCAATGCCTTCAAGAATCCCATCTGGGACGACCTTTCAAAACAATGCTTCTCCTGCGGCACCTGCAATATCGTCTGCCCGACCTGTTACTGCTTTGACGTTCAGGATACCTGGAACCTGGATCAGGTTTCCGGCCGTCGGACCCGCTCGTGGGACGGTTGTCTCTGTGAGGATTTTGCCAAAGTCTCCCTGGGAGCCGGCGCCTGCGAAAATTTCCGGGAGGACCGCAGCGAGAGATTCCGCCATCGGGTCATGCGAAAGACTGCTTACCTGAATGAAAAGCTGGACAGTCCCGCCTGTGTCGGATGCGGCCGATGCTCTGTTGGTTGTGTGCCCGATATTGCAGACCCGGTGCGGATCGTTTCAAGGATTATGGAGGTATAA